The following coding sequences lie in one Pseudomonas sp. B33.4 genomic window:
- the tagH gene encoding type VI secretion system-associated FHA domain protein TagH has protein sequence MELVFEMLNTKQFVPTELCQKTFKQAGGVIGRGEDCDWIIPDRKRHLSNHHAIVSYREGTFFLTDTSSNGVQDGESGARLHKGEPVRIEHGSTYVLGDFEIRARLVRDPATFDGEVGRPRAAGSIIPDDAFLDLDPLNALEQQERVYSEIDELLAPNTKPEDSRQRADYARIDMESLMVPELIAAPAEPEPAPAPKAVERQSEGFWEHFGAALGVDVKGLSHDEREALALNAARLLRQSIGGLQQSLRTRSELKNELRLAQTTVQGTNKNPLKFAVDPSEALQILLQPSKPGHLPAEQAISRAFRDLQAHQVALLTASRAAVRGTLEHFSPEQLTLRFERDNKPLIATSGGRWRAFGRYHQALRQDDDWSERLLARDFAQAYEEQIRLISTLHTDHQG, from the coding sequence ATGGAATTGGTTTTCGAAATGCTGAACACCAAGCAGTTCGTGCCCACCGAGTTGTGCCAGAAGACCTTCAAACAGGCCGGCGGCGTGATCGGGCGGGGCGAGGACTGCGACTGGATCATCCCTGACCGCAAGCGTCACCTGTCCAACCACCACGCGATTGTCAGCTACCGCGAGGGCACGTTCTTCCTTACCGACACCAGCAGCAACGGTGTCCAGGACGGCGAGAGCGGCGCACGCCTGCACAAAGGCGAACCAGTGCGCATCGAGCACGGCAGCACCTACGTGCTGGGTGACTTCGAGATTCGCGCGCGCTTGGTCCGTGACCCGGCGACCTTCGACGGCGAAGTCGGTCGCCCGCGTGCTGCCGGCAGCATCATCCCCGACGACGCGTTCCTCGATCTCGACCCGCTCAATGCTCTCGAGCAGCAAGAGCGTGTGTACTCGGAAATCGACGAACTGCTGGCCCCGAACACCAAGCCTGAGGATTCCCGTCAGCGTGCCGACTACGCACGCATCGACATGGAAAGCCTGATGGTGCCGGAGCTGATTGCCGCGCCTGCCGAACCTGAGCCTGCTCCGGCACCGAAAGCCGTTGAGCGTCAAAGCGAAGGTTTCTGGGAGCACTTCGGTGCGGCGCTGGGTGTCGACGTCAAAGGCCTCAGCCACGACGAACGCGAAGCCCTGGCCCTGAACGCTGCGCGCTTGCTGCGCCAAAGCATCGGCGGTTTGCAGCAGAGTCTGCGCACCCGTTCGGAGCTGAAAAACGAACTGCGTCTGGCCCAGACCACCGTGCAAGGCACCAACAAGAACCCGCTGAAATTTGCCGTCGACCCGAGCGAAGCGCTGCAGATTCTGTTGCAGCCGAGCAAGCCCGGCCATCTGCCGGCCGAGCAAGCCATCTCCCGCGCGTTCCGTGATTTGCAGGCGCATCAGGTGGCGCTGCTGACCGCCAGTCGCGCCGCCGTGCGTGGCACGCTGGAGCACTTTTCGCCAGAGCAACTGACCCTGCGTTTCGAACGTGACAACAAGCCGTTGATCGCCACCTCGGGCGGACGCTGGAGAGCGTTCGGTCGTTATCACCAGGCGCTGCGTCAGGACGATGACTGGAGCGAGCGTCTGCTGGCCCGCGACTTTGCCCAAGCTTACGAAGAACAGATCCGTCTGATCTCCACCCTCCACACCGACCACCAAGGATGA
- the tssJ gene encoding type VI secretion system lipoprotein TssJ, protein MSRRSTAFFKTLTALTVLVLLAGCSSLSPYSKVTKINLKLTGSDQLNPDLNGRPSPIVVRLFELKHPVTFENADFFSLYERAKESLNPDLVASEELELRPGETVEMKLKVEEGSLYVGVLAAYRDLPDTQWRHTVQITPLEVTEVDLTLDQTGIRNTNQVLAKADD, encoded by the coding sequence ATGTCTCGCCGCTCGACCGCTTTTTTCAAGACGCTGACTGCGCTCACCGTGCTGGTGTTGCTCGCCGGTTGCTCGTCGCTGTCGCCGTACTCGAAAGTGACCAAGATCAACCTGAAGCTGACCGGCAGCGATCAGCTCAATCCGGACCTCAACGGTCGGCCGTCGCCGATCGTCGTGCGCCTGTTCGAACTCAAGCACCCGGTGACCTTCGAGAACGCTGATTTCTTCAGCCTTTACGAACGCGCCAAGGAGTCCCTCAACCCGGATCTGGTGGCCAGCGAAGAACTTGAGCTGCGCCCGGGTGAAACCGTGGAAATGAAGCTCAAGGTGGAAGAGGGCAGTCTTTATGTGGGCGTTCTCGCCGCTTACCGCGACTTGCCGGACACCCAATGGCGCCACACGGTGCAGATCACTCCGCTGGAAGTCACCGAAGTCGATCTGACGCTGGACCAGACCGGCATCCGTAACACCAATCAAGTGCTCGCCAAGGCGGATGACTGA